A part of Salvelinus alpinus chromosome 23, SLU_Salpinus.1, whole genome shotgun sequence genomic DNA contains:
- the LOC139550765 gene encoding DGAT1/2-independent enzyme synthesizing storage lipids-like isoform X1 → MSNGNESCMFGDGDDLLACLFHTFEEWSGLGPLEDYLSYLEYLTWVFTPLVVVFIMPFLIVIFLYLSILFLHVYKHKNQLREAYSNNLWDGARKTLATLWDGHGFIWHGYEIHGMEKIPDEGAALIVYYHGAIPIDYYYFLAKVIIQKGRIVHSVADYFLFKVPGFKLLLEVFSVIHGPQEECVKALKSGHLLGISPGGVREALLSDETYPLLWGKRKGFAQVAIDSKVPIIPMFTQNVREGFRSLGRLSFFRWSYEKFRVPMAPVYGGFPVKFRTYLGNPIPYDHNISAAELAEKTQQAVQALIDRHQIIPGNVLRALLERFHSRHKDK, encoded by the exons ATGTCAAATGGGAACGAGTCCTGCATGTTTGGTGATGGAGATGATTTACTAGCCTGCCTCTTTCACACATTTGAGGAATGGTCAGGACTAGGACCCCTGGAAGACTATCTGAGCTATCTGGAGTACCTGACCTGGGTTTTCACCCCTCTGGTTGTCGTTTTCATCATGCCCTTCCTCATTGTGATCTTCCTCTACCTTTCCATCCTCTTCCTCCATGTGTACAAACACAAGAACCAGCTCAGGGAGGCCTACTCCAACAACCTGTGGGATGGTGCTAGAAAAACGCTGGCAACATTATGGGATGGCCACGGGTTCATCTGGCACG GATATGAAATCCATGGTATGGAGAAGATTCCAGATGAAGGAGCAGCTCTTATAGTCTATTATCATGGGGCTATTCCCATTGACTATTATTACTTTCTGGCAAAGGTCATCATTCAAAAGGGACGGATTGTTCACTCAGTCGCTGATTACTTTCTGTTCAAAGTTCCAG GGTTCAAGCTGCTGTTGGAGGTGTTCAGTGTCATCCACGGGCCCCAGGAGGAGTGTGTGAAGGCCCTAAAAAGTGGCCACCTCCTGGGCATCTCACCTGGAGGCGTGAGGGAAGCCCTCCTCAGTGACGAGACCTATCCACTGCTCTGGGGGAAGAGAAAGGGCTTTGCACAAGTGGCTATCGATTCCAAAGTG CCAATAATTCCGATGTTTACTCAAAACGTCAGGGAAGGATTCCGATCTCTCGGACGGTTAA GCTTTTTCAGATGGTCGTATGAAAAGTTCCGCGTGCCGATGGCCCCTGTCTATGGGGGATTTCCTGTGAAGTTTCGTACATACCTAGGCAACCCCATCCCATACGACCATAACATTAGTGCAGCAGAATTAGCTGAAAAG ACACAGCAAGCAGTTCAAGCACTCATTGACAGACACCAAATAATTCCTGGGAATGTCCTTCGAGCATTACTAGAGCGATTCCACAGCAGGCATAAAGACAAATAA
- the LOC139550765 gene encoding DGAT1/2-independent enzyme synthesizing storage lipids-like isoform X3 — MEKIPDEGAALIVYYHGAIPIDYYYFLAKVIIQKGRIVHSVADYFLFKVPGFKLLLEVFSVIHGPQEECVKALKSGHLLGISPGGVREALLSDETYPLLWGKRKGFAQVAIDSKVPIIPMFTQNVREGFRSLGRLSFFRWSYEKFRVPMAPVYGGFPVKFRTYLGNPIPYDHNISAAELAEKTQQAVQALIDRHQIIPGNVLRALLERFHSRHKDK; from the exons ATGGAGAAGATTCCAGATGAAGGAGCAGCTCTTATAGTCTATTATCATGGGGCTATTCCCATTGACTATTATTACTTTCTGGCAAAGGTCATCATTCAAAAGGGACGGATTGTTCACTCAGTCGCTGATTACTTTCTGTTCAAAGTTCCAG GGTTCAAGCTGCTGTTGGAGGTGTTCAGTGTCATCCACGGGCCCCAGGAGGAGTGTGTGAAGGCCCTAAAAAGTGGCCACCTCCTGGGCATCTCACCTGGAGGCGTGAGGGAAGCCCTCCTCAGTGACGAGACCTATCCACTGCTCTGGGGGAAGAGAAAGGGCTTTGCACAAGTGGCTATCGATTCCAAAGTG CCAATAATTCCGATGTTTACTCAAAACGTCAGGGAAGGATTCCGATCTCTCGGACGGTTAA GCTTTTTCAGATGGTCGTATGAAAAGTTCCGCGTGCCGATGGCCCCTGTCTATGGGGGATTTCCTGTGAAGTTTCGTACATACCTAGGCAACCCCATCCCATACGACCATAACATTAGTGCAGCAGAATTAGCTGAAAAG ACACAGCAAGCAGTTCAAGCACTCATTGACAGACACCAAATAATTCCTGGGAATGTCCTTCGAGCATTACTAGAGCGATTCCACAGCAGGCATAAAGACAAATAA
- the LOC139550765 gene encoding DGAT1/2-independent enzyme synthesizing storage lipids-like isoform X2 → MVRTRTPGRLSELSGVPDLGFHPSGYEIHGMEKIPDEGAALIVYYHGAIPIDYYYFLAKVIIQKGRIVHSVADYFLFKVPGFKLLLEVFSVIHGPQEECVKALKSGHLLGISPGGVREALLSDETYPLLWGKRKGFAQVAIDSKVPIIPMFTQNVREGFRSLGRLSFFRWSYEKFRVPMAPVYGGFPVKFRTYLGNPIPYDHNISAAELAEKTQQAVQALIDRHQIIPGNVLRALLERFHSRHKDK, encoded by the exons ATGGTCAGGACTAGGACCCCTGGAAGACTATCTGAGCTATCTGGAGTACCTGACCTGGGTTTTCACCCCTCTG GATATGAAATCCATGGTATGGAGAAGATTCCAGATGAAGGAGCAGCTCTTATAGTCTATTATCATGGGGCTATTCCCATTGACTATTATTACTTTCTGGCAAAGGTCATCATTCAAAAGGGACGGATTGTTCACTCAGTCGCTGATTACTTTCTGTTCAAAGTTCCAG GGTTCAAGCTGCTGTTGGAGGTGTTCAGTGTCATCCACGGGCCCCAGGAGGAGTGTGTGAAGGCCCTAAAAAGTGGCCACCTCCTGGGCATCTCACCTGGAGGCGTGAGGGAAGCCCTCCTCAGTGACGAGACCTATCCACTGCTCTGGGGGAAGAGAAAGGGCTTTGCACAAGTGGCTATCGATTCCAAAGTG CCAATAATTCCGATGTTTACTCAAAACGTCAGGGAAGGATTCCGATCTCTCGGACGGTTAA GCTTTTTCAGATGGTCGTATGAAAAGTTCCGCGTGCCGATGGCCCCTGTCTATGGGGGATTTCCTGTGAAGTTTCGTACATACCTAGGCAACCCCATCCCATACGACCATAACATTAGTGCAGCAGAATTAGCTGAAAAG ACACAGCAAGCAGTTCAAGCACTCATTGACAGACACCAAATAATTCCTGGGAATGTCCTTCGAGCATTACTAGAGCGATTCCACAGCAGGCATAAAGACAAATAA